From the genome of Acidobacteriota bacterium, one region includes:
- the fahA gene encoding fumarylacetoacetase produces MATLNTELRSFITVPPSSHFPIQNLPYGVFRPSAGLRPRIGVAIGDSVLDLSVLVDSGLLGEGRRGSRDSLAQTTLNSFMALGAEAWGETRKTLTRLLSADESTLRDNEGLRQAALHPRARVEMALPAVIGDYTDFYSSREHATNVGVMFRGPDNALQPNWLHLPVGYHGRASSIVVSGTDIPRPMGQTKADDADRPSYGPSRLMDFELEMGFFVGPGNALGTPIPIAEAREHIFGMVLVNDWSARDIQKWEYVPLGPFLGKNFATSISPWVVTMEALEPFRCAGPVQDDPEPLEYLRSSEDCAYDIHLEVGLQSETMVKPGTIATSNFKYMYWSMCQQLAHHTVNGCNTQPGDLYGSGTISGPEKHERGSMLELSWRGTEAIKLPGGEERRFLADGDTVTLTGWCEKDGIRIGFGEVTGTLLPANV; encoded by the coding sequence ATGGCCACGCTGAATACAGAACTTCGTTCGTTCATCACCGTCCCGCCAAGCTCGCACTTTCCAATCCAGAACCTTCCGTACGGTGTCTTTCGCCCTTCGGCCGGCCTCAGGCCACGGATCGGGGTGGCGATCGGAGATTCGGTGCTCGATCTCTCGGTCCTCGTCGACAGCGGCCTGCTCGGAGAGGGGCGGCGTGGCAGCCGGGATTCCCTGGCCCAGACCACACTCAACTCCTTCATGGCCCTCGGCGCCGAGGCGTGGGGAGAAACCAGGAAGACTCTGACCCGCCTGCTGAGCGCCGACGAGTCAACCCTGCGAGACAATGAAGGTCTCCGCCAGGCGGCACTTCACCCCCGGGCGAGGGTCGAAATGGCCCTCCCGGCGGTTATCGGGGACTACACCGACTTCTACTCCTCGCGCGAACACGCCACTAACGTCGGCGTCATGTTTCGCGGGCCGGACAACGCACTCCAACCCAACTGGCTCCATTTGCCGGTCGGCTACCACGGCCGCGCCAGCTCGATCGTGGTCAGCGGCACCGATATACCTCGGCCGATGGGTCAGACCAAGGCCGACGATGCCGACCGGCCGAGCTACGGTCCGAGCAGGTTGATGGACTTCGAGCTCGAAATGGGGTTCTTCGTAGGACCGGGAAACGCCCTCGGAACGCCGATCCCGATCGCAGAAGCACGGGAACACATCTTTGGCATGGTGTTGGTCAACGACTGGTCGGCGCGTGACATCCAAAAGTGGGAGTACGTGCCCCTCGGTCCCTTTCTCGGCAAGAACTTCGCGACCTCGATTTCACCCTGGGTGGTCACGATGGAAGCGCTCGAGCCGTTCCGCTGTGCGGGTCCGGTGCAGGACGATCCGGAGCCTCTCGAGTACCTCCGCAGTTCGGAAGACTGCGCCTACGACATCCACCTCGAGGTCGGACTCCAGTCGGAAACGATGGTCAAGCCGGGAACGATCGCAACCTCCAACTTCAAGTACATGTACTGGAGTATGTGCCAGCAACTCGCCCATCACACGGTCAATGGCTGCAACACGCAGCCGGGCGATCTCTACGGCTCGGGGACCATCTCGGGCCCCGAGAAGCACGAGCGCGGTTCGATGCTCGAGTTGAGCTGGCGAGGCACCGAGGCGATCAAACTGCCCGGTGGCGAGGAGCGGCGTTTCCTCGCCGACGGCGACACCGTCACCCTGACCGGCTGGTGCGAAAAGGACGGGATTCGTATCGGTTTCGGAGAAGTCACCGGCACGCTG
- a CDS encoding C45 family autoproteolytic acyltransferase/hydrolase encodes MSNRSDSFVLSACIGFGFVLMPISVAANDVAVANPGFEQLAPGGSVVGWRQVVEAGSEGAAFSGESDVAHGGVGSANLTVRGHGTVTAESDPVALDVGELYRLSGWIRTQGVVSDPMSKYPTAVPACLTMEALPFTMHSPAVGGDSDWRHVELLFIATAKEDRIRLHLGYNGTARGTAWFDDLRLEKVEDIAEFIPPETVRWSGPGFRYDDQGWIFVHIEGEPYDRGYQYGSLMPDEIAEYIRKLGVVQYRQDPESGWDTVRFEADSLFLRKYDEEYLTEMKGIADGAAAAGSEAWGRPIDLRDIVALNSVIDLGQLGRALEVTPNSLTGQAFTAPDEELDIEVEQHKCSAFVATGPATGNRGVVFGQIFMWSGYTGVHWNVITDVDPADGYRLVYQTFPGGIHSGADFYLNEAGIAFGETTVSQTPYEANSTPQSNRARKAAQYAASIDDVERILWEKNNGMYTNDWPIADFNTGEVAILLLGTHAKKLWRTSEDMDPFGTPGFLWANNNNRDPEVRKEYVAQPDDRPFDLMFSPWNRDLAFNQFYAEHKGKIDANAGVALWASSPINRAHACDGKITNTEMAGKMAFLAHHGKVTLREKFPTKGWRYLPDLPGADPHLSLGYSVVSPVFVADRLAAARTASNNEISESGSSGFELGDIATTFEIDKKDLWGGTVEPASASESWFVSATAAYWQMLAGIAGEKPAAAAEKLANELAALEARYLYTVSREEDLPAVDAHRAYDRYGPYLLPRIKGTFALHQLRLLLGNETFFEVMATVHERYRGREMSTKDFVAVAEDFSDRDLEAFFEQWLQRIGLPRVRPEFEVQKTRGGGWNLVVNIEQDGDPYRFVTHLEVEAGDNRSIHRVEIKDDGKVSLHFDAEPTRVVFDVLSDLPVERENFYEWRNLIDDFHDTLIVYGTSRQIEANHTLARRWQEKVADTYIEILPPLVKDSEIDETRAATHDLIVMGTLKDNYLFNHVPQDIPVQFGRNHFEWEGESYGEPDDGLFLVVPNPWNSERVMYVIAANSGMELYDMTETYQRGIPQWARFKGDEIVERGFFDREGFVVDLGE; translated from the coding sequence ATGAGCAACAGGTCAGACAGTTTTGTTCTCTCGGCATGTATCGGTTTTGGCTTCGTGCTGATGCCGATTTCGGTTGCCGCTAACGATGTGGCGGTCGCCAACCCTGGTTTCGAGCAGCTCGCACCGGGCGGTTCGGTCGTTGGATGGCGTCAGGTTGTGGAGGCCGGCAGCGAAGGTGCAGCATTCAGTGGTGAAAGCGACGTTGCCCACGGTGGGGTCGGCAGCGCCAACCTCACAGTACGCGGCCACGGCACCGTGACCGCGGAGTCCGACCCGGTGGCCCTCGACGTCGGCGAGCTCTATCGGCTGAGCGGCTGGATTCGCACCCAGGGAGTCGTCTCCGACCCGATGTCGAAGTACCCGACCGCAGTTCCCGCCTGTCTCACCATGGAGGCATTGCCGTTCACCATGCACTCGCCGGCGGTCGGAGGAGACTCCGACTGGCGTCACGTCGAACTGCTGTTCATCGCGACCGCGAAAGAGGACCGCATTCGCCTGCACCTCGGCTACAACGGTACCGCCAGGGGGACTGCCTGGTTCGACGACCTGCGGCTGGAAAAGGTCGAGGACATTGCCGAGTTCATCCCGCCCGAAACCGTCCGTTGGTCGGGCCCCGGCTTTCGGTATGACGATCAGGGCTGGATCTTCGTTCACATCGAGGGTGAGCCGTACGACCGCGGCTATCAGTACGGCTCCCTCATGCCGGATGAGATCGCGGAGTACATCCGGAAGCTCGGCGTCGTCCAGTATCGGCAGGATCCCGAGTCCGGTTGGGACACCGTTCGCTTCGAGGCCGATTCACTCTTTCTGCGCAAGTACGACGAAGAGTATCTGACCGAGATGAAGGGCATCGCCGACGGCGCAGCGGCTGCCGGTAGCGAGGCGTGGGGGCGGCCGATCGATCTGCGGGACATCGTTGCCCTGAACTCGGTCATAGATCTCGGTCAACTCGGCAGGGCCCTCGAGGTCACCCCGAACTCACTCACCGGTCAGGCCTTCACCGCCCCGGACGAGGAGCTCGATATCGAGGTCGAACAACACAAGTGCTCGGCGTTTGTGGCTACCGGCCCTGCGACCGGGAATCGTGGCGTCGTGTTCGGGCAGATTTTCATGTGGTCGGGCTACACCGGCGTTCACTGGAACGTAATAACCGATGTCGACCCTGCGGACGGTTACCGTTTGGTCTACCAAACATTCCCGGGAGGTATCCACTCCGGTGCGGACTTCTACCTCAACGAGGCCGGCATCGCTTTCGGCGAGACCACGGTTTCGCAGACGCCCTACGAGGCCAACTCCACCCCTCAGTCCAACCGCGCGCGAAAGGCGGCCCAGTACGCCGCCTCGATCGACGACGTCGAACGGATCCTGTGGGAGAAGAACAACGGCATGTACACTAACGACTGGCCGATCGCCGACTTCAACACCGGCGAGGTCGCTATCCTGCTCCTCGGGACACACGCCAAGAAGCTGTGGCGAACGTCCGAGGACATGGATCCTTTCGGCACTCCGGGTTTTTTGTGGGCCAACAACAACAATCGTGATCCAGAGGTGCGCAAAGAGTACGTGGCCCAGCCGGACGACCGGCCCTTTGATCTGATGTTCTCGCCCTGGAACAGGGACCTGGCGTTCAACCAGTTTTACGCTGAGCACAAGGGGAAGATCGATGCCAATGCGGGCGTCGCTCTGTGGGCCTCCTCACCGATCAACCGTGCCCACGCCTGCGATGGCAAGATCACCAACACGGAAATGGCCGGGAAGATGGCCTTTCTCGCGCATCACGGCAAGGTGACCCTGCGCGAGAAATTTCCTACCAAGGGCTGGCGCTATTTGCCGGACCTCCCGGGCGCCGATCCCCACCTCAGCCTCGGATACTCGGTCGTCAGCCCGGTCTTTGTTGCAGACCGACTGGCCGCGGCACGGACTGCATCGAATAACGAGATATCGGAGAGCGGTAGCTCAGGGTTCGAATTGGGCGACATCGCGACCACCTTCGAGATTGACAAGAAGGACCTCTGGGGCGGCACGGTCGAGCCGGCATCTGCCTCCGAGAGCTGGTTCGTCAGCGCGACTGCAGCCTATTGGCAAATGTTGGCCGGGATCGCGGGGGAAAAACCGGCGGCGGCGGCTGAGAAGCTCGCGAACGAGCTGGCGGCCCTCGAGGCACGTTATCTCTACACCGTCTCGCGAGAGGAGGATCTGCCCGCTGTCGATGCCCATCGGGCCTACGACCGCTACGGCCCGTACCTGCTGCCGCGCATCAAGGGGACCTTCGCGCTGCACCAGCTCCGTTTGCTGCTCGGCAACGAGACCTTTTTCGAGGTGATGGCCACGGTTCACGAGCGCTACCGGGGTCGGGAGATGTCGACCAAGGATTTCGTGGCGGTTGCCGAAGATTTCTCCGACCGCGACCTGGAGGCATTCTTCGAACAGTGGCTGCAGCGGATTGGCCTGCCGCGTGTGCGGCCCGAGTTCGAGGTGCAGAAGACTCGTGGAGGCGGTTGGAACCTTGTGGTCAACATCGAACAGGATGGTGACCCCTACCGGTTCGTCACCCACCTCGAGGTCGAGGCTGGAGACAACCGTTCGATTCACCGGGTTGAAATCAAGGACGATGGAAAGGTGTCACTCCATTTCGATGCCGAGCCGACGAGAGTCGTCTTCGACGTCCTCAGCGACCTCCCGGTCGAGCGCGAGAATTTCTATGAGTGGCGGAATCTGATCGACGATTTCCACGACACCCTGATCGTCTACGGCACCTCCCGCCAGATCGAGGCCAACCACACCCTCGCCCGGCGTTGGCAGGAGAAGGTCGCCGATACCTATATCGAGATCCTTCCGCCACTGGTCAAGGACTCCGAAATCGACGAGACCCGGGCGGCGACCCACGACCTCATCGTGATGGGCACCTTGAAGGACAACTATCTCTTCAACCACGTGCCGCAAGACATCCCGGTGCAATTCGGGCGCAACCACTTCGAGTGGGAGGGGGAGAGTTACGGCGAACCCGATGACGGGCTCTTTCTGGTGGTACCCAATCCCTGGAACTCCGAGCGGGTGATGTATGTCATCGCGGCCAACTCGGGCATGGAGCTGTACGACATGACCGAGACCTATCAACGGGGGATTCCGCAATGGGCCCGTTTCAAGGGCGACGAGATCGTCGAGCGAGGTTTCTTCGACCGCGAGGGGTTCGTCGTCGATCTCGGTGAATAG